From Actinosynnema mirum DSM 43827, a single genomic window includes:
- a CDS encoding DNA cytosine methyltransferase, translating into MRGPTYKVVDLFSGAGGMSLGFRTHRDFTVVGAADAQIGKPSSPLGSLRCNNVYRDNIGIDPLQVDLGRIDPAVLREVWGLRRGELDVLVACPPCSGFTRITAANHLRDDPRNSLVGRVARFVAELRPKVLLMENARELVRGKQRHHLDGLAEQLIALGYEVDASSHMLSRFGLPQLRERAVVVAVDAGIPLRTLEDVWRGREVRPAAVTVRRAIGKLPPIPAGYAHPDDAMHVSPSFRADRSLDRMRAIPVDGGSWADLVGAPDTELLLNPAQVKIIEAGRWGSHPDVYGRMWWDEPARTIKRECAHVGNGRYAHPEQHRLCTVREMALLQGFPRKFRFDVSVLGNAYRHLGDAVPPLISYQLASLVRWMLSGERPTARELCLPGTSLRPSDIRPALVPSLVA; encoded by the coding sequence GTGCGCGGACCCACCTACAAGGTTGTCGACCTGTTCTCCGGCGCGGGTGGGATGAGCCTCGGGTTCCGAACCCACCGCGACTTCACCGTCGTCGGCGCGGCGGACGCGCAGATCGGCAAGCCCTCGTCCCCGCTGGGCTCGCTGCGGTGCAACAACGTCTACCGCGACAACATCGGCATCGACCCGCTGCAGGTCGACCTCGGCCGGATCGACCCGGCGGTGCTGCGCGAGGTGTGGGGGCTGCGGCGCGGCGAGCTGGACGTGCTGGTGGCCTGCCCGCCGTGCTCCGGCTTCACCCGGATCACCGCCGCCAACCACCTGCGCGACGACCCGCGCAACTCGCTGGTCGGCCGGGTGGCCCGGTTCGTGGCCGAGCTGCGCCCCAAGGTGCTGCTGATGGAGAACGCGCGCGAGCTGGTGCGCGGCAAGCAGCGGCACCACCTGGACGGGCTGGCCGAGCAGCTGATCGCGCTCGGCTACGAGGTGGACGCCTCCTCGCACATGCTGTCCCGGTTCGGCCTGCCGCAGCTGCGCGAGCGGGCCGTCGTGGTGGCGGTGGACGCGGGCATCCCCCTGCGGACGCTGGAGGACGTGTGGCGCGGCCGGGAGGTGCGTCCCGCCGCCGTGACGGTGCGGCGCGCCATCGGCAAGCTGCCGCCCATCCCGGCGGGCTACGCGCACCCGGACGACGCCATGCACGTCTCCCCGTCGTTCCGGGCGGACCGCTCGCTGGACCGGATGCGGGCGATCCCGGTGGACGGCGGCTCGTGGGCGGACCTCGTCGGCGCGCCGGACACCGAGCTGCTGCTGAACCCCGCCCAGGTGAAGATCATCGAGGCCGGCCGGTGGGGTTCGCACCCGGACGTCTACGGGCGGATGTGGTGGGACGAGCCCGCGCGGACGATCAAACGGGAATGCGCGCACGTCGGAAATGGTCGCTATGCGCATCCGGAGCAGCACCGCTTGTGCACCGTGCGTGAGATGGCGCTTCTCCAGGGATTCCCCCGGAAGTTCCGATTCGACGTCTCCGTGCTGGGGAACGCGTACCGGCACCTGGGCGACGCGGTGCCGCCGCTGATCTCCTACCAGCTCGCCTCGCTGGTGCGCTGGATGCTTTCCGGAGAGCGCCCCACCGCCCGTGAACTGTGCCTTCCCGGCACGTCCCTGCGTCCGAGCGACATCCGACCCGCGCTGGTTCCGAGCCTGGTCGCTTGA
- a CDS encoding thioester domain-containing protein: MASRLLKRAGAIALGASIALTTAALPASATAIEILPIPRHDPDFAKFHEEGIEVKMSGHKDKDNWLGANLIALKVKEDGKTTGVKAYCVELPTPLENGTPLTEVPWGEHPNSGTKFKENADKINWILQNSYPVKDASVLSEATGKSVSKREAIAATQAAIWHFSDGADLDTTKDRDRQTNEDVKAVYAYLIGEKNVGIKEQPAPSLAITPKTQSGKPGDLIGPFEVSTTAGAVVLKADLPQGVTLVDAAGATLKTAAKGDASASADTKFEKVFVKVPEGAKDGQVSFSLQADAKLNSGRLFVSSDKNKKTQSLVVALPSQVTVKAEATASWKAEQVTTPPTTTSVSTSPSAPAPSSSNPSTPESSTPETSVSPVPVAEKDELASTGASIFVPLLIGLGLLGAGAAAMIVMRRRKTA, encoded by the coding sequence ATGGCATCCCGGTTGTTGAAGCGTGCTGGGGCAATCGCCCTCGGTGCTTCGATCGCGCTGACCACCGCCGCCCTGCCCGCTTCCGCGACGGCCATCGAGATCCTCCCGATCCCGAGGCACGATCCCGACTTCGCGAAGTTCCACGAAGAGGGCATCGAGGTCAAGATGTCCGGTCACAAGGACAAGGACAACTGGCTCGGCGCCAACCTCATCGCGCTGAAGGTCAAGGAAGACGGCAAGACCACCGGCGTCAAGGCGTACTGCGTCGAGCTGCCGACCCCGCTGGAGAACGGCACTCCGCTGACCGAGGTCCCGTGGGGCGAGCACCCCAATTCGGGCACCAAGTTCAAGGAGAACGCCGACAAGATCAACTGGATTCTCCAGAACAGCTACCCGGTCAAGGACGCCTCCGTCCTGAGCGAGGCGACCGGCAAGTCGGTCAGCAAGCGCGAGGCCATCGCCGCCACCCAGGCCGCGATCTGGCACTTCAGCGACGGCGCCGACCTGGACACCACCAAGGACCGGGACCGCCAGACCAACGAGGACGTCAAGGCGGTCTACGCCTACCTGATCGGCGAGAAGAACGTCGGCATCAAGGAGCAGCCCGCTCCCTCGCTGGCGATCACCCCGAAGACGCAGTCGGGCAAGCCGGGCGACCTGATCGGCCCGTTCGAGGTCAGCACCACCGCGGGCGCCGTCGTCCTCAAGGCCGACCTGCCCCAGGGCGTGACCCTGGTCGACGCCGCGGGCGCGACCCTGAAGACCGCCGCCAAGGGCGACGCGTCGGCCTCCGCCGACACCAAGTTCGAGAAGGTCTTCGTCAAGGTCCCCGAGGGCGCCAAGGACGGCCAGGTCTCCTTCTCGCTGCAGGCCGACGCGAAGCTGAACAGCGGTCGCCTCTTCGTCAGCAGCGACAAGAACAAGAAGACCCAGTCGCTCGTCGTCGCGCTGCCGAGCCAGGTGACGGTCAAGGCCGAGGCCACCGCCAGCTGGAAGGCCGAGCAGGTCACCACGCCGCCGACCACCACCTCGGTGAGCACCTCCCCGAGCGCCCCGGCCCCGAGCAGCAGCAACCCGAGCACGCCGGAGTCCTCCACCCCGGAGACCTCGGTCAGCCCGGTCCCCGTGGCCGAGAAGGACGAGCTCGCCTCCACCGGCGCCTCGATCTTCGTGCCGCTGCTGATCGGCCTCGGCCTGCTGGGCGCGGGCGCCGCCGCGATGATCGTGATGCGTCGCCGCAAGACCGCGTGA
- a CDS encoding putative glycolipid-binding domain-containing protein, whose translation MSTARTAERATAQQGESRAAARMVTWQGCSVPRLEQVRVLVSEHKLRASGRIVASGPAEQFNGSFELSVGEDGAVTRLLLRTATVAEERHVSLSRSSDGVWMVDRGHGGERADFDGAVDVDVEFAVLFAAIPVRRLGLHREPGEAELPVVRVSLPDLDVTVVRRGYRTASVGDGGSVVAIRAEDGEQDVTVDAEGLVVDYPDVAQRI comes from the coding sequence GTGAGCACCGCCAGGACGGCCGAGCGCGCCACCGCCCAGCAGGGCGAGTCCCGCGCCGCCGCTCGCATGGTCACCTGGCAGGGGTGCTCGGTGCCCAGGCTGGAGCAGGTCCGCGTGCTGGTGTCCGAGCACAAGCTCAGGGCGTCCGGCCGGATCGTCGCCTCGGGGCCCGCCGAGCAGTTCAACGGCTCCTTCGAGCTGTCGGTCGGCGAGGACGGCGCCGTGACGCGGCTGCTGCTGCGCACCGCCACCGTCGCCGAGGAGCGGCACGTCTCGCTCAGCCGGTCCTCCGACGGCGTCTGGATGGTCGACCGGGGCCACGGCGGTGAGCGGGCCGACTTCGACGGCGCGGTCGACGTGGACGTGGAGTTCGCGGTGCTGTTCGCGGCCATCCCGGTCCGGCGGCTGGGCCTGCACCGGGAGCCCGGTGAGGCCGAGCTGCCCGTGGTGCGGGTCAGCCTGCCCGACCTGGACGTCACCGTCGTGCGGCGCGGCTACCGCACCGCGTCGGTCGGCGACGGCGGCTCGGTCGTGGCGATCCGCGCGGAGGACGGCGAGCAGGACGTCACCGTGGACGCCGAGGGGCTGGTCGTGGACTACCCGGACGTGGCGCAAAGGATCTGA
- a CDS encoding antitoxin: MNFDEIKNKATQLLEQHHETVEKGIDQAADFISDRLGHQEQVHSAAEKAKDALPGAR, from the coding sequence GTGAACTTCGACGAGATCAAGAACAAGGCGACGCAGCTGCTGGAGCAGCACCACGAGACGGTCGAGAAGGGCATCGACCAGGCGGCGGACTTCATCTCGGACCGGCTCGGGCACCAGGAGCAGGTCCACTCGGCGGCCGAGAAGGCCAAGGACGCCCTGCCGGGTGCGCGGTGA
- a CDS encoding thiolase family protein has protein sequence MQRPLILDAARTPFGRYRGGLSGVRVDDLAALPISELLRRHPDLDPARVDDVLYGNTNGAGEENRNIGRMAALLAGLPPTVPGASVNRLCASGGEAIVQASRALAMGDADVVVAGGVEGMTRAPFVVPRPDRPFADRLEPVSTALGWRLVNPRMPSAWTVPLGRAAEQVAAELGITRERMDQYALRSHRRASAAWDAGVHDGFAFPVQLPDGSAVRRDESVRPETSAEKLAKLKPAFSDDGTVTAGNSSPLNDGAAAVLLGTESLATELGVTPLGEVLGSAVTAGEPQRFTLAPVGAIRKLLGRLGIGGADVDLWEINEAFAAMALSVLHHLPEVDREKVNVHGGAIAYGHPLGASMPRVVVDLCRHLRARGGGVGVAAACVGVGQGMAIAVRV, from the coding sequence GGCCGCCCTGCCGATCTCCGAGCTGCTGCGCAGGCACCCGGACCTGGACCCGGCGCGCGTCGACGACGTGCTGTACGGGAACACGAACGGGGCCGGTGAGGAGAACCGGAACATCGGGCGGATGGCCGCGCTGCTGGCGGGCCTGCCGCCGACGGTGCCGGGCGCCTCGGTGAACCGGCTGTGCGCGTCCGGCGGCGAGGCGATCGTGCAGGCCTCGCGGGCGCTCGCGATGGGTGACGCGGACGTGGTCGTGGCGGGCGGGGTGGAGGGCATGACCCGCGCGCCGTTCGTGGTGCCGAGGCCGGACCGGCCGTTCGCGGACCGGCTGGAGCCGGTGTCCACGGCGCTGGGCTGGCGGCTGGTGAACCCGAGGATGCCGTCCGCGTGGACGGTCCCGCTGGGGCGGGCCGCCGAGCAGGTGGCCGCCGAGCTGGGCATCACCCGCGAGCGGATGGACCAGTACGCGCTGCGCTCGCACCGGCGGGCGTCGGCGGCGTGGGACGCGGGCGTGCACGACGGGTTCGCGTTCCCGGTGCAGCTGCCGGACGGGTCGGCGGTGCGCAGGGACGAGTCGGTGCGGCCGGAGACGAGCGCGGAGAAGCTGGCGAAGCTCAAGCCCGCGTTCAGCGACGACGGCACGGTGACGGCGGGCAACTCCTCGCCGCTGAACGACGGCGCGGCGGCGGTCCTGCTGGGCACCGAGTCGCTGGCCACCGAGCTGGGCGTCACCCCGCTGGGCGAGGTGCTGGGGTCGGCGGTCACGGCGGGCGAGCCGCAGCGGTTCACCCTGGCGCCGGTGGGGGCGATCCGGAAGCTGCTGGGGCGGCTGGGGATCGGCGGCGCGGACGTGGACCTGTGGGAGATCAACGAGGCGTTCGCGGCGATGGCGCTGTCGGTGCTGCACCACCTGCCCGAGGTGGACCGGGAGAAGGTGAACGTGCACGGCGGGGCGATCGCCTACGGGCACCCGCTGGGGGCGTCGATGCCGAGGGTCGTGGTGGACCTGTGCAGGCACCTGCGGGCGCGCGGCGGCGGCGTGGGCGTCGCGGCGGCGTGCGTGGGGGTCGGGCAGGGCATGGCGATCGCGGTGCGGGTCTGA